The following nucleotide sequence is from Gammaproteobacteria bacterium.
CTTAGCAGTATTGATGATGTTTCAAGTACAGGCGAAGCTACCAATGGCATCGAAGCCGTAGAAATGGTGCAATCTATTCGTCCTGATGTGGTATTGATGGATATTCGCATGCCTGGCATGGATGGCTTAGAAGCTGCACGTCATCTAACGGAGATGGATGAGCCACCAGCCATAATTTTTACAACAGCCTATAGCGAGCATGCATTAGAAGCATTTGATACTTCTGCTGTGGGTTATCTGGTTAAACCAGTTCGACAAGAAAAGCTGGAAACTTCGATCGCACGTGCCAGGAAACTTACCAAAGCACAGATCGCAACATTAAACCAAGAAACCGATAGCCAAGGTCGCAGTCACATTTGTGCGCGTATACGCGGAAATCTGGAACTCATCCCAGTTGATGAAATTCTTTATTTTCAGGCTGACCAAAAATACATCACGGTTCGGCACTTAGGTGGTGAAGTGTTAATTGAAGACGCTCTGAAAAATTTAGAAACTGAGTTTGAAGGCAGGCTGATTCGCATTCACCGAAATGCATTAGTCAGCACTAACTACATTAGCGGCATGGAAAAAAACCAAGATGGGCGTTTTGTAGTGACTTTCCGTGAGATTGAAGACCGTCTTGAAATAAGCCGCAGGCATGTTGCCGAAGTGCGTAAATTTCTTAAGACTAGATAACTCCGTATTACTTTTTATTCTCATCCCTTGTGTTCAAACCACAAGGGAACACCTACCTAATAGCCTGTGCACATAAGAATCGCTACCCGAAAAAGTGCATTGGCATTGTGGCAAGCAAAAGAAGTTTCTCGCTTATTAACTGAAGCACACGGTGAGAGCTTATCGATTGAATTGATTAAAATGACCACCACTGGTGATCAGCTTTTAGAAGAGTCGCTCGCTACCCAGGGTGGCAAAGGTTTATTCGTTAAAGAATTAGAACGTGGCTTGCTTGAAAGAAATGCAGACATCGCTGTGCATTCAATGAAAGATGTGCCGATTGAACTGCCGCCCACTCTACACTTACCGGTAATACTAGAACGTGCCAACCCATGTGACGCTTTTGTTTCCAATACGTATGATGATTTAGATGCGCTCCCAGATAAGGCTGTAGTCGGCACTTCTAGCTCCCGGCGCGCATGCCAAATTATGGCCGCTTACCCACATTTAGAAATTAAGTTATTGCGCGGCAATGTGAATACACGCTTAGCAAAATTAGATGATGGGCAATACGATGCAATAATTCTTGCCGTTGCTGGGCTACAACGTCTTGGATTTAATGACCGAATTCGTTCGCAACTTTCCACCGAAGTATCGCTTCCGGCGATTGGCCAAGGTGCCATAGGAATTGAATGTAGAGAAAATGATGTCGAAATAGAAGCTTTAATTGCGCCATTAAATCACGTGGAAACTAATCTATGTGTAACAGCAGAGCGCGCAATAAGCCAAAGTCTGGATGGCGGTTGCCAACTTCCTATCGCTGGGTTTGCCCAACTACATGACAATCAGCTGCATTTACGTTCATTAGTGGGTATGCCGGATGGCAGCAAACTTTGCCGCAGCGAAGCACAAGGAGCACTAACTGATCCTGTAGCGATTGGGCAGCGTGTAGCAACTGATTTACAAATTTTAGGAGCCGATGAGATCCTCGCAGCTTGTATATAGATGATTATTAGCTCTAACACAGGCCAGTTCCTCACAGCATATTTATAAAATATTTCGGGTAAGATAGTTTAGCTGCACTCTATTCAGCCGAGGATATTCAATACATGTCTGCAAAATCATCACTTGCTGAAAAAACCATCGTCGTTACACGGCCCTTAACACAAGCGCAGAACATTCTTGAATTATTAGAGCTTCGCCAAGCTACCGCTATACATTTCCCAGTAATAAGTATCAGCGTTTCCAAAAATGTTGATATCGCAAAACAATATTTTAAAAAGCTAACGGAATACCAAGTCATAATATTCATTAGCGCAAACTCTGTGCACTATGCCATGAGCACTGCCCAAGAATTGGGTATAGGTTTTAATAACTCTATGTTGGCAGCTGTAGGCCCAGCCACTAAGACAGCATTAGAAAAATATGGTTGCACAGTCGCTATCGTTCCTGAAACAGGCTTTACCAGCGAAGACTTACTGAACGATCCAGCTCTACATGATATCGCACAGCAAAAAATCTTAATTATACGTGGCGATGGTGGACGCGAACATTTGCGCCAAAGCCTTGAAGAAAGAGGCGCACTAGTTGACTATGCAGAAATGTATCGGCGACAGTTACCGAGTGAACGCAATAGTATCAATCTAACACAGCTTCCCAAACACGACACTGCAATACTTCTATACAGTGCAGAGTCTGCACAAAATTTATGGTCACTGTGCACCTTGGAAGAACAGCAATGGTTATCCAATATAGCCTTTATTGTAGGCAGCAAACGCATTGCTGAGGCTACAACTAGGGTAGGATTCGCAAATAATTCTATAATAGCGGAAAATCCTAGCGACGAAGCAATGCTGACAGCTTTAAGTACTTGGGCCCAAATGCTCCCGCATAGCTAGAACTACTATAATAAGTAAATACGAGAGACGAAAATGTCAGACAATAAGCAAACTTCTAATTCTGCCCAGCCAAATCTTGGCAAAAAATCAACCACACAATCAGCCGGTAGTGGTCGCTTTTTTATTGGCCTACTTTCCTTACTTGCACTGTTGCTCTCAGGCGCTGGTATCGCTCTAGGTTATAAAGCTTGGCTTGAACTCAATAAGCGCGTGGACCAAGCTGCAGTAGATCGACAATCTATTGCGCACGAAGTAGCCACAATTGATGAAAGTATAAAATTACAGAGTTTTAAAAAGCAGATTGAAAATAATGTTAGCTCGATCAATCAAACGGTAGAAGAGCTAACTAGCCAAATTGAAATTCAGGCTAAAGCCCAGAAAGACGTTGAATTAGCAGCCCAAGAGACACTACAACATGTTAATCGTAGTCAGCTTGGTTGGGGTCTAAAAGAGACCGAACATGTGTTGCGCATGGCTAATCACCGCTTACGTATAGAACGAGACGTGCCTGGCACCATCACTGCGCTAAAGGCAGCAAGCACAAGATTGCATGAACTAAATGATCCACGATTATTACCAGTGCGAGAATCTGTTTCTAAACAAGTTGGGAAATTAAAAAACTTCCCCTACCCTGACTGGGTGAGCATCAGTTTACAGATAGACAATATTTTAGCGGGCCTCAAGCAAAGCGTAATTAAAAACGCTAAAAATCAGCAACAGAAAAACTCTGCAGATAAAAAAGAAAAACCAAGTAATGAAAAACTCTCCGGCTGGGGGAAGTTAGTAGATGGAGTAAAAAATTCAATCAATGATTCAATTAAGGTTACTCGAGAAGAACAAAAACTAAAAATGTTTATTAGTGACCAAGAAGGTCAACAAGCCTACGAGTTCATGCGCATGAAATTATTAGGTGCAAAATATGCCGTCGCCAGTCGCGATGATGATGCATATCATCAAGAACTTGAAGCAGCATTGGCTTGGCTTGAGTCTACAGATACTCTGTATGAAAAAAGAGAAATGATTGAAGACTTAAGTGAGCTTAATGATATTAATTTGGAACCCCAGCTTCCTGATATCACTGAAACTAACACCTTACTTATTGAAACCATGGAAACAATTAATAATAGTTAATTAGGTACAGATAAATGATTCGCGCATTACTAGTCTTTCTTTTCTTTCTTATCGTTTTTACAGCAGCAGTATTTTTAGCCATGCAAGCCCCAGGCTTTGCTAGTTTTACTTATGGTGAAACTACATACGAATTACCACTTGTTGAATTCGTTATTGGTTTATTCATATTGTTTACTATCTTCTATATTGTGCTGCGGTTATTTGCATTAGTTTTTAGTGCGCCTAAGCGCATTCAGTCTGCAATGAATAGTCGCCGAAAGAAAAAGGCATTAGGCAGCACCCAACAAGGCCTAACCAAATTTACTCAAGGCGATTGGATGCAGTCTGAAAAACTATTATTAAGTGGTGCAGAACATTCCAATTCAGCAATGGTAAATTACATTTGGGCGGCACGTGCAGCACATAAGCGCGGTGATTTTGCCGAGCGCGATGCGCACCTTGCTGAAGCTAAAAAATGTAGCCCTGCCGATCACGCTGCATTGGACGTGCTGCGTGCAGAATTGTTACTCGATCAACACATGCCAGAGCAAGCATTAGCGAGCCTTAGCCAACATGAGGATGCAATTCGTTCTAATCCTAAAATTGCTTGTTTATTTGCCAATGCTTATGAGCAACTTGAAGACTGGGAAAAACTATCAGGCATTATCCCGCAATTAAAAAATAGTAAAAATATAGACCAACACACCTATAACCAAATAGAAAAACGAGCTATACAAGGTTTACTCAATAATAGTGAAAATACATCTAATATTGATGAGATAGGCACAAAGTACAAAGAAAATATTTCTACCGACAATGAATTGACACTACATTATGTAACCGCACTACGCCAACAAGGCAAACACGAGCTTGCAGAAAGTACCGCTAGCGATGCATTGACTGAGAATTGGTGCTCTAAACTAATTCGTGAGTACGGTCTAATAGAGGTCAAAGATCCTAGTCAAATACTAAATAAAGCAGAGCAATGGGTAGAGCAACATACTAATGATGAAAATCTCTATCTAACATTAGGGCGCATTTGTAATAAAGCCCAACTTTGGGGCAAAGCCAAAGCATATTTTGAATCAAGTTTAACGCGTAAACCTTTAGCCGAAACCTATGCTGAACTTGCTGCATTACATGAACAGCTTGACGAAATGGATGATGCACATCGTTGTGCAAAAAAAGGGCTCAAGCTAGCTACACGCAGCATATAGTTTTCTTAATATAATGAGATCAGAAATGATCTACTTAGCATTATGGATAATCTACTAGATTAACTTGAATAATTGCCTAGGCTTAAGTACTTTGGTCCCCTCAGTTTCCATTTCATGATAAGCCTGAAACCATAAGCTAAGAATGCTCATTCGTATACTCATTGCATCTGTGGTGCTATTTTCTTTATGGTTACTTTTATCGGGCCACTTTGGCGTCTTACTGCTTTCATTAGGTGTTCTCAGTTGCATATTTGTTGCTTGGGTGTCAGAAAAGTTAGGCTTATTCAGCAGTAATTATTCAACTTTAAAGCTCAATTTCAAATTGCCAAAATTTTTACCTTGGTTTTTTGTCGAAGTCGTTAAATCCAACCTTATTGTAAGTTTCAGGATTTTACACCCTAAGCTACCGATAGAACCTAATGTTATGACACTTGATGCTTCTCAGCATGGCGACCTGGCCACCGCAGTATATGCAAATTGCATTACGCTAACACCAGGCACCTACAGTTTAGATCTTGATTCAAATAGCATAGAAGTTCATTCGCTGACTATTGCACTCGCTGAAGATTTAAAATCTGGTGAAATGAGTAGAAGAATTTCAGCTTTAGAATCTAAACCTGCCACGGACTCAGTAAATTAAATAAATGTTCATTACTGCCACGATTGCGATTCTTGTAGTAATGTTAATAATTTTACTGCGCGCAGCTTTAGGGCCAACTGTTTTTGACCGAATTTTAGCAATCAATACATTTGGCACTGCAACCGTACTATTAATTGCCTTATTTGGATTCATAACGGGCAGGCCGGATTTTATGGATATCGCGTTGTTATATGCCTTGATAAACTTTATCTCAACCATCGCTGTACTAAAACTTTTCCGCTATGGAAATTTGGGCAAAACACCAAGCGAATAATTTATGCAAATAATCACTGCACTAGGATGGGTATTGCTAGCATTAGGAGGATTTTTTTGCCTCGTCGGTTCAATAGGACTAATACGCTTACCTGATTTTTATTCTAGAGTTCATGCTGCAAGTATTGTTGACAGCTTAGGCGCTATTCTAATTCTATTAGGCTTGATTACTCAGACTCAAGATCCCATCGTCATCATCAAGCTCATATTTATCTTATTTTTTATGATGCTAACAGGACCAACCGCTGTACATGCACTAGCGAGGGCAGCAAAACTCACAGATAAGGAAACCAAAATTGACAACCATTAATTAGGTTGCATCTGAAAGCACAATGGATATCCAAACCATCATCAATATTTCTTTGCTGACACTATTAGCCCTGACTGCGGTTATTTTACTTCGTCTACATAATTTACTAGCCGCAGTACTATTAAGCGGTATATATAGTTTATTATCTGCTGGATTATTTGTAAGTCTCGATGCAGTAGATGTTGCATTTACTGAGGCTGCCGTAGGTGCAGGCCTCACTACAGTTTTATTACTGGGTGCAATTGCAGTAACGGGCAGAGAGCAATCAATAACTCGTCACAGCAAGTTACTACCCATAGCTGTAGCCACCATAACCGCTGCAGCATTAATTTATGCCACATTAGACATGCCTAAATTTGCTGATCCTAATGCGCCCATTCACACGCATGTCGCACCACGTTATATAGAAAAAAGTGGTGAAGAAATTGGTATCCCGAATATAGTTACCTCTGTACTCGCAAGCTATCGAGGCTACGACACATTGGGAGAGGTTACTGTAGTGTTTACTGCTGCCATTGGGGTGATGTTATTACTCGGCGGTTCGCGTAAACCAAAAAACCAAAGCATTAAAAAAACTAGAGAGTAATGAGCAAAAAAAGAAGTCTTATTTTGCGTGAGGCGTGCAACCTAGTTGTACCAGCAGTTTTATTGTATGCCTTTTATGTGCAATTCCATGGTGACTACGGTCCAGGCGGAGGCTTTCAAGCCGGTGTAATTTTTGCTGCGGCCGTTATACTTTATGCGCTTGTATACGGAAGAGATAAGACACAGAGAATATTTCCAACAAGTGTAGTGCGCTATTTTGTATCTATCGGTTTACTTCTTTATGCGGGAGTTGGAGTTGCTACTTTGTTTATGGGCGGAAACTACCTTGACTATAACGTTCTAGCTCATGACCCAATACATGGCCAACATCTTGGCATCTTTCTCATTGAATTAGGTGTAGGTATTACAGTTGCTGCCGTGATGATTATGATCTTTTATATGCTAGATGAGTACACAGAATAAATCATGTTTGCAGATTATTATAATTACTGGGTAGCTATAATTTTGATGATGTTGGGTTTTTATATTGTCATTGCAGATGCTAATTTAATAAAAAAAATAATTGGTCTAACCATTTTCCAAACCTCTGTTTTCATTTTGTTTATCTCAATGAGCAAAGTAGAGGGTGGAACAGCTCCCATTTTAGAAGAAGGTATAACAACGTACAGCAACCCTCTTCCACATGTGCTAATTTTGACCGCAATTGTTGTTGGGGTTGCCACAACCGCTCTAGGGCTTGCAATCATTGCGCGTATTCATCGTGAATATGGCACGATCGATGAAAATATTATTCATGAGCAAGATGAAAAAGAATATGATGATGAGGCTTCATCCTAGTGCTAAGCCAACATCTTGCCGTTTTACAAGTTGTAGTACCATTAATTGCAGCGCCCTTATGCGCATTACTTCCCTTAGCACGCCCGGGTAATAAATTAAGCAACTATGTTGCTTGGGTGTTTACAACGTTTGCAAGCATTACAACTTTTATTATCGCCATACTACTTGCAAAAGAAGTGTCGCAACATGGCGTTATTAGTTATCAGCTTGGAGGGTGGGCGCCTCCGTGGGGTATTGAATACCGAATTGATCATTTAAGCACCTATGTTCTTCTGATCGTATCTGGAATTGCTAGTATCACCATGCTTGCAGCACGCAAGAGCATTGAACAAGAAGTAGCTCATGAAAAAATTAGTCTGTTCTATGCCGCTTTTTTACTTTGCTTAACGGGCTTACTCGGCATCGTTGCAACCGGTGATGCCTTTAACATTTTTGTATTCTTAGAAATTAGCTCACTATCTTCATATGTTTTAATAGCTCTAGGAAGTAATCGTAAGGCCCTAACCGCTTCATATCAGTACTTAATCATGGGAACGATTGGTGCAACGTTTATTTTAATTGGTGTCGGTCTGCTTTATATGCTTACAGGAACATTAAATATTGTTGATCTACAACAAAGAGTTCCCGACTTACTCGACTCAAGAGCACTTCATGCAGCATTTGCGTTTTTTACCGTAGGGATCTCACTAAAGTTAGCGCTGCTACCGTTACATTTATGGTTGCCCAATGCCTACGCATACGCGCCTTCCATGATTACAGTATTCCTATCCGCAACAGCCACCAAAGTTTCGCTCTATGTGTTGTTTAGATTCTTCTTTGGTTTGTTCTCTAACGAAATTACATTTGAGGAATTTAAACTAGATAAAATATTGCTACCCCTTTCTATACTAGCAATTCTAATTGCATCATCTGTAGCCATCTTCCAAGAAAACATTAAAAGAATGCTGGCTTATTCTAGTGTTGCCCAAATAGGCTACATGACACTTGGTATTAGCTTAGCAACGAAGAGTGGCAGCATTGCTGGTATGTTACATATGTTTAATCATGCCATTATTAAAGGCGGACTATTTTTAGCTATGGCATGTATTGTTTTACGCACAGGCTCAGTGCAATTATCAAACTTCGCAGGACTAGGGAAACGTATGCCATGGACCATGGCAGCTGTCTTGCTTTTAGGGCTTGGACTAATAGGAGTTCCTTTCACCGCAGGATTTATTAGTAAGTGGTACTTATTAATAGCTGCACTTGAGCAAGAACGCTGGTTTGTGGCTATAGTAATAGTGGGTGGATCATTACTTGCAGTTATATATATATGGAAAATTATAGAGTATGCATACTTAAAGAGCCCAATAAAACAGTCAAATAAAAATCCTACTGAGTCTATTGAAGCTCCATTACAAATGCTCATTCCTCTATGGATATTAGTTGCGGCTAGCTTCTATTTTGGACTCAATACTTCATTCAGTTACGGGTTTGCAGAAACCGCAATTAATTATTTATTCCTATAGTCAATGACTGTTCTTCTACAACAATTTGAATTAGCCATTGTAATTCCGCTCCTTGCAGGTTTATTGGTTTTATTATTTCGAAATCATGCATCTCTACGAGAAGCTTCATCACTGCTCGCGGCGGTACTTTTATTTATTTTTACTGCACAACTAATAGGCAGCGAGCAGCAAAATATAACGCATACACTGCTTACTATTACCCCTGGCCTGTCACTATCATTTCATATTGAGCCATTAGGGCTAACGTTTGCACTGTTGGCATCAAGCTTATGGATTATTACCACGGTTTATTCGATCGGGTATATGCGGGGCAATAAGGAAAAAAACCAAACACGGTTTTATCTATTCTTTGCACTATCCATCGCCGCGACCATGGGAATAGCTTTTGCGGCCAATTTAGCTACGTTGTTTATATTTTACGAAGCATTGACCTTGTGTACTTTCCCATTAGTTGCACACAAACAAAATGCCGATGCTCAATCTGGTGGGCGCACCTACTTAGGCATTCTGCTCGGCACTTCAATTGTATTTTTCTTAACCGCGATCGTAATCACCTGGTTACAGGCAGGGACCTTAAACTTTATACCTGGGGGTATCTTAGAAGGAAACATAGATAAAACCGGCGCTATTATCTTATTCACTTTGTTTATGTTTGGAGTAGGTAAAGCTGCTCTAATGCCTTTCCATCGTTGGCTACCAGCAGCCATGGCCGCTCCAACACCTGTAAGCGCATTGTTACACGCAGTAGCAGTTGTAAAAGCAGGAGTATTCTCTGTACTAAAAATCACTATTTATATTTTTGGAATTGATTTCGTTTCAACCCAAAATGCATCTGATTGGATCTTATGGATTGCTGTTGCCACGATGCTGATCTCTTCCATCATTGCGCTGAGCAAAGATAACTTTAAAGCACGACTCGCATACTCAACCATCAGCCAATTGTCTTATATAGTGATCGGCGCTGCTTTAGCGAGTCCATTAGCAGCATTAGGTGGAGCCATGCATATTGTTACCCATGCATTTGGCAAGATCACTTTATTCTTTTGTGCTGGGGCGATATATACCGCAACAAAATTTACTCAAATCAGTCAGCTAGATGGTTTAGGTAGGCAAATGCCTTTTACTTTTTCCGCCTATTTGATAGCTGCGATTAGCATTATTGGATTGCCGCCACTAGTGGGCAGCTGGAGCAAGTGGTTTTTAATCGAAGGCAGCATCAGTACAGAAAATTATATTGTATTAATTGCATTCGGTTTGAGTACGTTACTAAATTGCGCGTACTTACTACCCATAGCACTTCGTGCATTTTTCAAAACTCCTAGTACAGAAATAGCTAACTGGACGCCAGGCATAAAAGAAGCGCCCTTAGCTTGTGTCGCGCCATTATGCTTGACTGCTTTAGCAACATTGATCATGTTCTTTTTCATACAACCCATTTATGAATTTTTAGCTCCAGTGTTCATTCAATGAAACCTAACGATAAAAAATATTGGCTAGACAAATCTAGCAATGTAAACAAGCTAGTTTATTTGCTCTACGCAGCTTGCGCAGCACTCCTTATCGTTGAATCCTACTATTTTATATTTGGGCACAAACACGGCCATTTTGAATTTGAACAATGGTTTGGTTTTTATGCTTGGTTTGGGTTTATCGCTTATATCAGTATTGTTATGAGTGCAAAGTTGTTCAGAAGGTTCATTAAACGCAAAGAGAATTACTATGACTAGTGCTCTTTTACACCCTGCGTTTATTTTAATCCTAGGTGGTTTGCTACAAATAGCCCTACCCGCACAATTACGTAGATTCTTCCTGCTAGCACTTCCTGTTCTAGCAGCATTTTCTTTACTAAGTATAGAGCCCGGACATTACGGAAACATACAGTTATTTAACTATGAATTAACGTTGCTACGGCTAGATAATTTAAGTTTTATATTTGCGCTTATTTTCCATATTGCATTGTTTATTGTCGCGCTGTACGCCTGGCAAGAAAAAGATACCTTGCAACTGGCAAGTATGTTTGTTTACGCGGGAGGCGCAATTGGCGCGGTATTAGCAGGTGATCTACTCACATTATTTATCTTTTGGGAAGTTACTGCGGTTTCATCGGCATTATTAATATGGGCCAATAGAACCACAGGTGCAATGCGCGCAGGACAGCGATATTTTATTATCCATGTAGGGTCAGGTTTATTCTTACTGGCTGGCAGTATCCTGCACTATCAAACTACAGGTTCACTGGCGTTTGATCATATCGGAATCGATAGCCTTGCAGGTTGGCTTATCTTGATTGCCTTTGCTATCAAATGCGCATTTCCTTTACTGCATAATTGGTTACAAGATTCTTATCCCGAAGCTAGTGTGGTCGGCACCGTTGCACTGTCTGTATTCACCACAAAGTTAGCGATATATGCATTAGCGCGAGGTTATCCAGGCACAGAAATGTTGGTTTGGATCGGCGCTATCATGACGGCTTTCCCGATCTTTTTTGCAGTGATTGAAAATGATTTGCGTCGCGTGCTTTCATACAGCTTAAACAACCAGCTTGGTTTCATGGTGGTGGGCATTGGTATCGGAACCGAGATGGCTTTAAATGGTACCGCTGCCCACGCCTTTGCACACATTTTATATAAAGCATTATTGTTCATGAGCATGGGCGCTGTATTGCATCGCGTGGGCACTACCAAGGCCTCAGAGTTAGGCGGTTTATATAAATCTATGCCATGGACCGCAGGGTTTTGCATTATCGGCGCCATGTCGATTTCAGCTTTCCCTCTGTTAAGCGGTTTTGTTTCTAAAGCGATGATTCTTACTGCAGTTGCGGATGAAGGCTATTGGTTTATTTGGTTAGTTTTGCTATTTGCATCTGCCGGAGTATTGGATCACTCTGGAATCAAAGTGCCCTTCTTTAGCTTCTTTGCACATGATAGTGGCAAACGTTGTGCAGAGGCGCCGATGAATATGTTGTTGGCCATGGGTATTGCTGCTTTCTTATGTATCGCAATTGGTGTTTATCCAACTTTCTTATATAACTTGTTGCCACATGAAGTTAATTTCATTCCATACACCAGTTCTCACGTCATTACACAACTACAATTACTTTTATTTTCTGCTTTAGCGTTTGCGGTGTTGTATCGAAATAATGTTTATCCAGCAGAAATTCGCGCGACCAATTTAGATTTTGACTGGTTTTACCGTAAACCAGGCGCCTATCTAGCAAGAGGCATAGGGAATTTAATTGCGGCAGGAGAAATAGGAGTTTTATCTAGCTTGAAAAAAATACTATTCTTGGTAGGTACTCGCTTACATCGCCACCATGGACCCCAAGGAATCCTTTCAAGAAGCTGGCCAACCGGCAGTATGGTGATGTGGATTGCATTTTTACTAGGCGCATACCTCATCTTTTACTATATTTATTAAAACTTCTTCACAAGATAATTTAAATTCAATTAGTGAAAGGTTTTCTTCTCTTCATCCTGCTCATCTAAGCTCTCTTCATCTGCGGGAATAAGCGCTGGCCTAAGCTCTGGTGAAGCATGATGTAAAATCATACGCCAACTGTTACTGCTTTTGCGATACACATTAGTAGCAATAATTTCCGACTGAAGCTCGCCGTCCATGTAAATCGATTCAATAACGTGATGCATGGCAATATCATTCTCCATCAATACTCTTTTTTGATTGATCTCAAACTTAATCCCATTCTCGTGGCTAAAAATTTGCTCCCAGCTCTCAACTATATTATTTATTCCCTCTAAACGATTCCCGCCGGGATGAATACAAGTAATATCTTCATCCTCTGCCCAAACGGACATCATCAACTCTAGGTCTTCTTGTTGAAATGCAGCATAAAATGCTTTTTCTGCTTCTTCTGAGGTCAAGAAAAGTTTCTTTTCTTCCATGGTAACTTAGATGTTCGATTGTTAGAGTCTTACAATGATGAGCTCAGCAAAACATATATAGCGACATGTCTCAAGAAGAATTAATTATTGCTACTGTAGATGAAATAGCAGATCCAGGCAGCAAAGGTCTAAGCATTAACCAAGAAGGTACAAAACTTGAGCTATTTATCGTCAAAAAAGATGCCAAAATTGTTGTATACCAGAACTCATGTCCGCATACACAAGGCCCTCTCGATTGGACGGCCGATCAGTTTTTAGATATGGATAGTAATTACATTATGTGTGCCAATCATGGTGCATTATTTGAAATTAACACTGGACTATGTGTCTATGGGCCGTGCAAGGCAGAAAGTCTTAAAACACTACCTTTCATGATAAAGGATGGCGATATCTATCTAACTTTGCAAACCTAATCCTTAAAAGGCTTCAATTTTATATACATACATATTCCACTTAAGCTCAAGCTTGCTACAATATCAGCCAGTTAAAAACATTAATAATAAGTACGAGTTTTACTGCTATGACACTAAATACAATTATTTCATTACTCTGCGCGCTAATTAGCTGGGCTCTAGCGATTTTTTTAGGCACTCAATTATTATCGGGCACTTTCGATGGACGCAGCTGCCAAACCTCCTGTGTAAATATTGTGTTTTGGGTATCGTTAGCAATAGCTGTGCTTGGACTTATCTTCAGTGTAGGTGGAATTTCAATTGGCAAATCGAATTGGATCAAAACTCTATCATTATTGGCCTTGGTTGGCTTGGTTGGAATTTACGTTACCACTATGTTGATTGGAAATTTTGATATCCTTTAACCTGGGATACTTAAATCCTTTTAGCATAAATTTATTTCTTTCAATTTATTAGGAGTTATACATGCCTGCAAAATTTGAGTTATATAAAGACAAGAAAGGCGAATTTAGATTTAGATTAAAATCCAGTAATGGTGAAAACATCTTAGCCAGCGAAGGTTACAAAGCTAAAACCAGCGCTAAAAATGGAATTGAATCTGTTAAAAAGAATGCACGTGACCTTAAGCGCTTTGAA
It contains:
- a CDS encoding DUF4440 domain-containing protein, with the translated sequence MEEKKLFLTSEEAEKAFYAAFQQEDLELMMSVWAEDEDITCIHPGGNRLEGINNIVESWEQIFSHENGIKFEINQKRVLMENDIAMHHVIESIYMDGELQSEIIATNVYRKSSNSWRMILHHASPELRPALIPADEESLDEQDEEKKTFH
- a CDS encoding monovalent cation/H+ antiporter subunit D family protein (subunit D of antiporter complex involved in resistance to high concentrations of Na+, K+, Li+ and/or alkali; contains an oxidoreductase domain; catalyzes the transfer of electrons from NADH to ubiquinone) gives rise to the protein MTVLLQQFELAIVIPLLAGLLVLLFRNHASLREASSLLAAVLLFIFTAQLIGSEQQNITHTLLTITPGLSLSFHIEPLGLTFALLASSLWIITTVYSIGYMRGNKEKNQTRFYLFFALSIAATMGIAFAANLATLFIFYEALTLCTFPLVAHKQNADAQSGGRTYLGILLGTSIVFFLTAIVITWLQAGTLNFIPGGILEGNIDKTGAIILFTLFMFGVGKAALMPFHRWLPAAMAAPTPVSALLHAVAVVKAGVFSVLKITIYIFGIDFVSTQNASDWILWIAVATMLISSIIALSKDNFKARLAYSTISQLSYIVIGAALASPLAALGGAMHIVTHAFGKITLFFCAGAIYTATKFTQISQLDGLGRQMPFTFSAYLIAAISIIGLPPLVGSWSKWFLIEGSISTENYIVLIAFGLSTLLNCAYLLPIALRAFFKTPSTEIANWTPGIKEAPLACVAPLCLTALATLIMFFFIQPIYEFLAPVFIQ
- a CDS encoding monovalent cation/H+ antiporter subunit D family protein, with amino-acid sequence MLSQHLAVLQVVVPLIAAPLCALLPLARPGNKLSNYVAWVFTTFASITTFIIAILLAKEVSQHGVISYQLGGWAPPWGIEYRIDHLSTYVLLIVSGIASITMLAARKSIEQEVAHEKISLFYAAFLLCLTGLLGIVATGDAFNIFVFLEISSLSSYVLIALGSNRKALTASYQYLIMGTIGATFILIGVGLLYMLTGTLNIVDLQQRVPDLLDSRALHAAFAFFTVGISLKLALLPLHLWLPNAYAYAPSMITVFLSATATKVSLYVLFRFFFGLFSNEITFEEFKLDKILLPLSILAILIASSVAIFQENIKRMLAYSSVAQIGYMTLGISLATKSGSIAGMLHMFNHAIIKGGLFLAMACIVLRTGSVQLSNFAGLGKRMPWTMAAVLLLGLGLIGVPFTAGFISKWYLLIAALEQERWFVAIVIVGGSLLAVIYIWKIIEYAYLKSPIKQSNKNPTESIEAPLQMLIPLWILVAASFYFGLNTSFSYGFAETAINYLFL
- a CDS encoding Na(+)/H(+) antiporter subunit D, with amino-acid sequence MTSALLHPAFILILGGLLQIALPAQLRRFFLLALPVLAAFSLLSIEPGHYGNIQLFNYELTLLRLDNLSFIFALIFHIALFIVALYAWQEKDTLQLASMFVYAGGAIGAVLAGDLLTLFIFWEVTAVSSALLIWANRTTGAMRAGQRYFIIHVGSGLFLLAGSILHYQTTGSLAFDHIGIDSLAGWLILIAFAIKCAFPLLHNWLQDSYPEASVVGTVALSVFTTKLAIYALARGYPGTEMLVWIGAIMTAFPIFFAVIENDLRRVLSYSLNNQLGFMVVGIGIGTEMALNGTAAHAFAHILYKALLFMSMGAVLHRVGTTKASELGGLYKSMPWTAGFCIIGAMSISAFPLLSGFVSKAMILTAVADEGYWFIWLVLLFASAGVLDHSGIKVPFFSFFAHDSGKRCAEAPMNMLLAMGIAAFLCIAIGVYPTFLYNLLPHEVNFIPYTSSHVITQLQLLLFSALAFAVLYRNNVYPAEIRATNLDFDWFYRKPGAYLARGIGNLIAAGEIGVLSSLKKILFLVGTRLHRHHGPQGILSRSWPTGSMVMWIAFLLGAYLIFYYIY